Proteins from one Carcharodon carcharias isolate sCarCar2 chromosome 19, sCarCar2.pri, whole genome shotgun sequence genomic window:
- the LOC121291356 gene encoding putative nuclease HARBI1: protein MRRREKRSGVPEPGGNPERGPEPGLGLGPGPESEPEPGLGPGTLAASGLEREAGQQLNPDQEQELELEVEAGLAGVEGAGLRVRVGHGAEAGGGAGAGRGRARDRGRRPYTRRVFRNRTSYLNLSEEQCVQRLSFSREAVTELCHLVQEQLQPRTRAWTALPVAVKVTVALNFYTTGSFQAASGLINDITQYAIHCCIRDVTEVLYSKRNQFISFPMETENQEERALGFRQMAGFPQVQGVLGCAHVALRAPYDDPGVYVNKKGFHSLKVQLVCDHQRRVMQVCSRFPGSTRHSFILEQSSVPPLFQPERQALGWLLGGSGYPLTTWIMTPVRKPQTHREQHYNRSHASTLVTVTQTISLLKHRFRCLSKSGGTLQYSPERVSKFIVVCCMLHNFALQRRQVLETSGPGEVWEEEEEEDEGSPHLTAAIALRQQIIEEAFS, encoded by the exons atgaggaggagagagaagcggaGTGGAGTCCCGGAACCGGGGGGAAACCCGGAGCGAGGGCCAGAGCCGGGCCTGGGGCTGGGGCCGGGGCCAGAGTCAGAGCCAGAGCCGGGCCTGGGGCCAGGCACATTGGCAGCCTCGGGCTTGGAGCGGGAAGCAGGGCAGCAGCTGAACCCAGACcaggagcaggagctggagctgga GGTGGAAGCCGGACTTGCGGGGGTTGAGGGAGCTGGACTCAGAGTCAGGGTTGGACACGGGGCGGAAGCGGGAGGTGGAGCGGGAGCAGGCCGGGGGCGAGCCAGAGACCGGGGACGGAGACCCTACACCAGGCGGGTGTTCAGGAACCGTACGTCTTACCTGAACCTGAGCGAGGAGCAGTGTGTGCAGAGACTGAGCTTCAGCAGGGAGGCCGTGACCGAGCTGTGTCACCTCGTCCAAGAGCAGCTGCAGCCTCGCACCAGGGCCTGGACGGCGCTGCCTGTGGCTGTCAAGGTGACTGTGGCGCTGAACTTCTACACTACAGGCTCATTCCAGGCGGCCAGTGGCCTCATCAACGACATCACGCAGTACGCCATTCACTGTTGCATCAGGGACGTGACAGAAGTGCTGTACTCGAAGAGGAACCAATTCATCAGCTTCCCCATGGAAACAGAGAACCAGGAAGAGCGGGCACTGGGGTTCCGTCAGATGGCGGGTTTCCCCCAAGTACAGGGTGTCCTGGGTTGTGCACACGTGGCCCTCCGTGCTCCCTATGATGACCCAGGCGTCTACGTCAACAAGAAGGGTTTCCATTCCCTCAAagtccagctggtgtgtgaccatcaaAGGCGTGTGATGCAGGTCTGTTCCCGATTTCCTGGCAGCACACGCCACTCCTTCATCCTGGAACAGTCCTCTGTGCCACCTCTCTTCCAGCCTGAGAGGCAGGCATTGGGCTGGCTGCTGGGGGGCAGTGGTTACCCCTTGACCACTTGGATAATGACCCCCGTCAGGAAGCCCCAGACCCACCGTGAGCAGCATTACAATCGGAGTCATGCTTCTACCCTGGTCACGGTCACACAGACCATCTCACTCCTTAAGCACAGGTTCCGTTGTCTGTCAAAATCAGGAGGCACCCTGCAGTACAGCCCTGAGCGAGTCTCCAAGTTCATCGTTGTCTGCTGCATGCTCCATAACTTTGCCCTGCAAAGGAGGCAGGTGTTGGAGACATCAGGGCCAggagaggtgtgggaggaggaggaggaggaggatgaagggTCACCACATCTTACTGCTGCCATTGCCCTCCGACAGCAAATCATCGAGGAGGCCTTCAGCTGA